In Triplophysa rosa linkage group LG18, Trosa_1v2, whole genome shotgun sequence, a genomic segment contains:
- the rasd1 gene encoding dexamethasone-induced Ras-related protein 1, with the protein MIKKMSPSENEFDIPAKNCYRMVILGSTKVGKTAIVSRFLNGRFEEQYTPTIEDFHRKLYSNRGDVYQLDILDTSGNHPFPAMRRLSILTGDVFILVFSLDNRESFHEVQRLKQQIYETKSCLKNKTKENVDVPLVICGNKGDREFCRGVQREEIEELIAGDEQCAYFEISAKRNTNVDQMFQRLFTLAKLPNEMSPDLHRKVPVQYCDILHKKSLRNKKLKDGDAYGIVAPFARRPSVHSDLMYIKEKAIGGGQAKDKERCIIS; encoded by the exons ATGATTAAGAAAATGAGTCCCTCGGAGAATGAGTTTgacatccccgcgaaaaactgCTACAGGATGGTCATCCTCGGATCCACCAAAGTTGGCAAGACTGCTATAGTGTCCCGATTTTTAAACGGACGTTTTGAGGAGCAGTACACGCCGACGATTGAAGACTTTCACAGGAAACTCTACAGCAACAGAGGAGATGTGTATCAACTAGACATATTGGATACTTCGGGGAACCATCCATTCCCAGCTATGAGGAGACTGTCTATTCTGACAG GTGATGTTTTCATCCTGGTTTTCAGTTTGGACAACCGAGAGTCATTTCATGAGGTGCAACGGCTAAAACAGCAGATCTACGAGACCAAGTCCTGCCTTAAAAACAAGACCAAGGAGAACGTGGACGTACCGCTTGTCATCTGCGGAAACAAGGGCGACCGCGAGTTCTGTCGCGGAGTTCAGCGAGAGGAGATAGAGGAGTTGATCGCCGGAGACGAACAGTGCGCGTACTTCGAAATCTCCGCCAAGAGGAACACTAACGTCGACCAGATGTTTCAGAGACTTTTCACCTTAGCTAAACTACCGAACGAGATGAGTCCGGACCTCCATCGCAAGGTTCCCGTGCAGTACTGTGACATCCTGCACAAAAAGTCGCTCAGAAATAAGAAACTGAAGGACGGCGACGCGTATGGCATCGTGGCACCTTTTGCGCGCCGCCCCAGCGTGCACAGTGACTTGATGTATATTAAAGAGAAGGCGATAGGAGGAGGACAGGCAAAGGACAAAGAAAGATGCATCATTAGCTAA
- the med9 gene encoding mediator of RNA polymerase II transcription subunit 9, translating to MTPHFVRAIIMAAAVSVVDEEDYSFLPIIHDIIKCMDKDSPDVHQELNKLKTKIQEAREQISAMPGIDMSPALQDNKLRTLREQVRTKNQLLQKYKSLCMFDIPKPS from the exons ATGACGCCACATTTTGTCCGGGCAATCATCATGGCGGCTGCTGTGTCGGTGGTAGATGAGGAAGATTATTCTTTTTTGCCTATTATTCACGACATTATAAAATG TATGGACAAGGACAGTCCAGACGTACACCAGGAGCTGAACAAACTGAAGACGAAGATTCAGGAGGCTCGTGAGCAGATTTCAGCAATGCCAGGAATCGACATGAGTCCTGCGCTGCAGGATAATAAACTGCGCACTTTGAGAGAACAGGTCCGGACCAAGAACCAGCTCCTACAGAAATATAAGAGCCTGTGCATGTTTGACATTCCTAAACCCTCATGA